Proteins encoded together in one Triticum dicoccoides isolate Atlit2015 ecotype Zavitan chromosome 7B, WEW_v2.0, whole genome shotgun sequence window:
- the LOC119337845 gene encoding G-type lectin S-receptor-like serine/threonine-protein kinase LECRK2, with protein sequence MKPLSASLSFVLHLASFLVLLLHQPHLLAAQRLTTGSTLSPPGYITSPSGGFAFGFRALDSDPSQFLLAVWFNFNLTQAPDPAQEKVVWYAKNLGSGSTVMATKLSVFSIGPQLSLTDNTGSIIWTNPYPSLQAGSILVLQDSGNLQLLATGGMPITWESFQHPTDTLLPGQSLGSGKALLSRRSDMVFFPGRYSLQVQGDGNIVLYLTNLATGNLDSHNAYWSTNTYLPGNQVGNMTIFFDSSGHLYYQSNDSTVVDLIPPHPKSRFGYHQHASLDPDGIFRMYTRPKNAMARSNLSWAVTGQFPTEGCKIKTSLQGLCGPNSYCVYGPNDRLDCECPSSYSYVDSQLTYMGCTQGFMPQSCDGKNRSAEFGVVKLPNTTWGNSPYEGYSHTTEDQCADSCLKDCLCAAAMYDGSYCAKMVSLAGFGRQGGDIVMKALIKVRTSSPSVPAPPRRILPYVLLGCSAFLLLSTISSLMLHWYLRKKNANHDFVRAYTAKELYKATNGFCKLLGRGGFGEVYHGKFKSLHSPDIAVKKLISSNDYSEREFTNEVQSIGQIHHRNLVRMVGYCKEQEQRMLVFEFMPGGSLRSFLFQPQRPMWSWRAEAALGIAKGLEYLHEGCNYPIIHCDIKPDNILLDDKKNPKITDFGIAKLLSDQQMHTTVTNIRGTRGYIAPEWFQSDRRIDTKVDVYSFGVVLLEMICCRKCQEPVTGLDGDDSVTLFWWAGQLVCHGKIEVLLHNDDNNIEDLVKVERFMRVALWCIEQNPSLRPTMHQVVQMLEGVVEVDTLPALTSSNRSSPLTSSVDGSTLLPGGANLEIE encoded by the coding sequence ATGAAGCCATTAAGCGCATCActatcttttgttctccacctTGCTTCGTTCCTCGTGCTCTTGCTCCACCAGCCTCATCTGCTTGCAGCGCAGAGGCTCACAACCGGATCGACACTCAGCCCCCCTGGCTACATCACCTCCCCGTCGGGGGGATTTGCCTTCGGCTTCCGGGCCCTCGACTCTGACCCCAGCCAGTTCCTCCTTGCTGTCTGGTTCAACTTCAACCTCACCCAGGCGCCCGACCCTGCACAGGAGAAGGTGGTGTGGTATGCCAAGAACCTGGGTTCAGGCTCCACCGTAATGGCCACGAAGTTGTCTGTGTTCAGCATTGGTCCACAGCTCTCCCTCACTGACAACACCGGTAGCATAATATGGACAAACCCATACCCTAGCCTACAAGCTGGCTCAATTCTCGTGCTGCAAGACTCAGGCAACCTCCAGTTACTTGCCACCGGGGGAATGCCCATCACCTGGGAGAGCTTCCAGCACCCAACTGACACACTCCTCCCGGGTCAATCCTTGGGCTCTGGAAAGGCTCTTCTGTCCAGGCGCTCCGACATGGTCTTCTTCCCCGGCCGCTACAGCCTGCAGGTGCAAGGCGATGGTAACATCGTCTTGTACCTCACGAACCTCGCCACCGGCAACCTGGATTCGCACAACGCATATTGGAGCACTAACACCTACCTGCCAGGCAACCAGGTCGGCAACATGACTATTTTCTTCGACTCATCAGGCCATCTGTACTATCAGAGCAATGACAGCACTGTGGTTGACCTGATACCCCCGCATCCAAAGTCTAGGTTTGGTTACCACCAGCACGCATCACTCGATCCGGATGGCATCTTCCGCATGTACACCCGACCGAAGAATGCCATGGCAAGGAGCAACTTGTCGTGGGCAGTCACGGGACAGTTCCCAACCGAAGGTTGCAAGATAAAAACCTCTCTGCAAGGTTTGTGTGGCCCCAACTCATACTGTGTGTATGGTCCTAACGACCGGCTCGATTGTGAGTGCCCAAGCAGCTACTCCTATGTCGATTCTCAGCTCACGTACATGGGCTGCACACAGGGGTTCATGCCGCAGAGTTGTGACGGGAAGAACCGCTCTGCCGAGTTTGGGGTTGTCAAGCTCCCAAACACCACTTGGGGAAACTCGCCATATGAAGGATATTCGCACACCACAGAGGACCAGTGTGCAGACTCTTGCCtaaaggactgcctctgcgccgctgCTATGTATGATGGCAGTTATTGTGCCAAGATGGTGTCATTGGCAGGATTTGGACGGCAAGGAGGAGACATTGTCATGAAGGCATTGATCAAGGTGCGGACGAGCAGCCCCTCGGTGCCGGCGCCACCGAGAAGGATATTGCCTTATGTATTACTCGGTTGCTCGGCGTTCCTATTGCTATCCACAATAAGTAGTCTCATGTTACATTGGTACCTTAGGAAGAAGAATGCCAACCATGACTTTGTGAGGGCTTACACTGCAAAAGAGCTTTACAAAGCCACCAATGGCTTTTGTAAGTTGCTAGGCAGAGGCGGCTTTGGCGAGGTCTACCATGGGAAGTTTAAGTCACTACACTCCCCTGACATAGCAGTGAAGAAGCTCATCAGCTCCAATGATTACAGCGAGAGGGAGTTCACGAATGAGGTACAGTCCATCGGCCAGATCCACCACAGGAACCTAGTCCGAATGGTTGGTTACTGCAAAGAGCAGGAGCAACGGATGTTGGTGTTCGAGTTCATGCCAGGTGGTTCCCTCCGGAGCTTCCTTTTCCAGCCTCAGCGACCGATGTGGAGTTGGCGTGCTGAGGCAGCACTTGGGATTGCCAAGGGCCTAGAGTACTTACACGAAGGATGCAATTATCCAATCATCCATTGTGACATCAAGCCTGACAATATATTGTTAGATGACAAGAAAAATCCAAAGATTACTGATTTTGGGATCGCAAAGCTTCTTAGTGACCAGCAGATGCACACCACGGTGACTAACATCAGGGGCACAAGGGGCTATATTGCCCCCGAGTGGTTCCAAAGTGATAGGCGCATTGACACCAAGGTTGATGTTTACAGCTTCGGCGTTGTGCTACTAGAGATGATATGCTGCCGGAAGTGCCAGGAGCCTGTGACCGGGCTGGATGGTGACGATTCAGTCACACTGTTTTGGTGGGCTGGTCAGTTGGTCTGTCATGGAAAAATTGAGGTTTTGTTGCATAATGATGACAACAACATTGAGGATTTGGTCAAAGTGGAGAGGTTCATGCGTGTTGCACTCTGGTGCATTGAGCAGAATCCTTCGCTCCGTCCGACAATGCACCAGGTGGTGCAGATGCTGGAGGGCGTGGTTGAGGTCGACACTCTACCTGCTCTTACAAGCTCCAACCGTTCATCGCCATTGACCTCTTCGGTCGACGGGAGCACTCTGTTGCCAGGTGGTGCTAATCTTGAGATAGAGTGA